The genomic window TTCCATGGCAAACGTGGGTACGAAACGAATGGCGATGGTAATGATCAGGGCGAATGCATGAACCGGGAATCTTACTTTTTGCAAAGGTCCCAGCAAACGCTCAATACCGTGGGTCAACTCGGTGGTGGATGTACTCAGGGTCAGTACGCTGGACAGGAAGATCACTTCGACGAAACGCATGGCGGAAACCACAACCAGCCTTATGCTGTCGCTCGTAATCCTGACAAAACCGTATTCAAAATAGACACTTCCCCCTGCCGCCACCTCTCCGTAAAACAGAAGCTGCAAAACGGCCAGGATGATGATAAACGGAACCGCCGGCTTCACGCCTGATATTCCATAACTCAAGGGAATTCTGGCGAGCCGAAAAAGCGTCAGACAAAACAGCAGAGCAAGCAGATTGCCCAAATAGGTCTCACATATGGCAATGGCCAGAATCAGGATCGTAAACGCCGCCAGTTTAAACCGGGGATCCATAAAATGGACGGCGGAACCTGTGGGCAGATACTGCCCGATTGTGATGTTCCTCGTTAGTTCAAACGCGGACGACACCTGCATCACCCCCTTGCGGTTTCAGCAGAGAAAGGATTTGTTCAGCGGCCCCTTCCACCTCGAACGCCCCGGGATTCACCGGATGTCCCTTGTCGTGCAAACGGTGGAGGATCTCCACTGTCTCCGGGGTTCCTATCTGGTGTGCCCGCAAAACTTCCCGATTTCCGAATACCTCACGGGGAGAGCCGTTATAAATATCCCTGCCGTTTGCCAATACATACACACGGTCAGCGAGATAAGCCACTTCTTCCATGTTGTGGGTAACAAAGATGAGAGTCAGATTTTCTTCCCGGTTTAAACGCTTGATCCGTGCAAGCAGTTCCTTGCGCGATCGCGGATCCAATCCGGCTGTAGGTTCATCCAAAACGAGAATGTCCGGCTGCAGGGCAAGCACTCCGGCAAGAGCCACTTTCCGCTTTTGTCCCCCGCTTAGGGCAAAGGTTGCCCGATCCCGAAACTCGTCAAAAGGCAATCCGACCAATTCCATGGCCCATCGGACCCGTTCTCGCACTTCTTTCAGGGGAAGGCCCATTTTAAACGGCCCGTAGGCAATATCGTCGCCGACCAGCTTTTCAAAAATCTGGTCCTCCGGATTTTGAAACACCAATCCCACTTTGCGGCGAAGCATCTTACAATCAATTCTCGGTTGTGACAAATCGATTCCGTCAACGACTACCTTTCCAGACTGCGGAAACTGCAAGCCGTTGAAATGTTGGATCAGGGTGGATTTCCCTGAACCAGTGTGACCGATAATGGCAACACACTCCCCCTTTCCCACATGCATGTTCACTCCGAATAAGGCCGGCTGTTCCAAAGGGGTTCCCAGCATGTAAGTATGAGAAAGGTTTTCTACAGAAAGAATCGGAAGATTCACGCTCCGTTCACCTCCGCTTTGGCAGACAGAACCCGGTCCACTTCCTCCACAATTTCATCCTGGCGGATCAGGTCGGGAGAAAAAGCGGGATAGTGTTGATGAACCAGCATGGCAATCCGGCTGGATTGCGGCACTTCCAGGTGCAATTCCTCCAATTGTGCATGCTGCCTAAACACTTCCCGGGGAGAACCTTCCAGAACAATCCTGCCGCCTTCCATCACCAGCACCCTGTCAGCCTCAGCCACTTCCGACATGTGATGGGTAACGGAAACGATGGTCATTCCTTCTCTGTGCAGCTTACGGATCACGGAAAGAATCTCCTTCCGCCCAAAAGTATCCAGCATGCTTGTTGCTTCATCCAAAACGATGCACTCCGGGCGCATGGCCAGGATGCCGGCGATTGCCACACGCTGTTTCTGTCCGCCTGACAAATGATGCGGCGGCCGCTTGCGAAAAGCGGACATGCCGACCGCATCCAGTGCGTAATCCACACGCTTTTTCATCTCATCCACAGGGACTCCCGTGTTTTCCAACCCGAATGCCACATCATCCTGCACGATCGTAGCGACGATTTGATTGTCCGGATGTTGGAACACCATTCCAACCCGTTGTCTGATCTCCCGATGTTTATGCTTGTCTCTGGTATTCATGCCGGCAACCCAGACATCGCCCGAATGAGGGGTCAGAATGCCGTTGAAGTGCTTGGCGAGCGTTGATTTGCCGGAACCATTGTGTCCGATGATCGCAAGGTATTCCCCGCGATGGACATGAAAGGAAACGTCATGCAGGACCGGAATCTGATTCTGGTTGACAGAATAGGAAAAACTGACGCTTTGAATCCGAATCAAAGGGTCTTGCGCCATTTGCCCCCTCCTTGCATCAAAATATTGAGGATTCTGTCTATTCTCTAAATGCCTCGCCCCCCGTCCACATTTACTACTTCGCCGGTGACCATCTTCGCCATATCGCTGCAAAGGTACAGAGCCGCCTGTGCAATATCCTCCGGCTGGATCAGAGCCCCCAGCGGAACACTGTTTAAAAAAACGTCCCGAATGTCTTTCTCAACCTTTTCTTTGTCCCCGTTGACAAACTTGCTTAACATGGGCGTTTCGGCCGGACCCGGGTTGATGGCGTTCACTCTGATTTTATAAGGGGCCAGTTCAATGGCAAGAGCTTTTGTCAGCATGATGGCAGCCCCTTTTGAAGCACAATACGCGTTAAGTCCCGGACGCGCGCGAATTCCGGCAATGGAAGCCGTATTGACAATCACACCTTCTCCTTTTTCCTTCATGTACGGCACAGCATATTTGGCCGTCAGGTAGATGGATTTGACATTCACGTTCATAATTTGTTCCCACTGCTCTTCCTTCACCTGTTCAATCGGAGTGAAAGACATCGGGACCCCCGCGTTATTGACAAGAATATCGATGCATCCAAAAGATCGGATCGTTTGTTCTGTCATAGCCTTCACCTGGGCATCATCTGCAACGTCTGCCTGTACCGTAATGGCTTCCCCACGTATTTGTCTTACCGTTTCTTCCGCCGCTTGCAAATTGAGATCGGCCGCCACAATTTTGGCCCCCTGTTCGGCAAAGAGAAGAGCCGTCGCTCTCCCCATTCCCGATCCGGCACCGGTGATAATCGCTACCTTCCCCTTCAACAGCATAAGTTTTCTCTCCTCGATCCCGTTATAAGTTCATGACAACCATGCGCAATTCTGTCATCTCTTCAATCGTGTAACGGGGGCCTTCTTTGCCAAGCCCACTGTTCTTAATGCCGCCGTAGGGCATAACATCGTTCCGGTAAGTCGACACATCGTTGATAATGACACCGCCATATTCCAATGACCTGGCGGCTTTCATCGCAATGTTCAGATCGCTGGTAAAGATACCCGCCTGCAAACCGTATGCGGAATCGTTTGCGATTTCAAACGCATCCTCGATGGTCTTATAGGGCATAAGCGTAACAACCGGCGCAAAGACTTCCAAACAATTGACTTTCATTTCAGGGGTTGTCCGGGTCAGCACGGTCGGATGGAGGATGGCCCCTTCCCTTTTACCGCCGCGCAACATCTCCGCCCCCTGCGCAACTGCTTCCATCACCCATTGTTCCGCCCGGATTGCCTCTTTCTCGCTGATCATCGGGCCCACGTCGGTGTTTGGATCCTCCGGATCCCCTACCTGTAACCGGTCGACAAAAGCCAGATACCTTTCGGTAAAAGCGTCAAAGACCTTTTCCTGCACAAGAATCCGCTGCACCGCGATGCAAGCCTGGCCCGCATTGTGAAAGCTCCGGGCGGAAATCAGCCGTGCGGCTGCCTCCAAGTCGGCATCGGAGTGAACAATGTTCGGAGAGTTGTTCCCCAACTCGAGAGCCACGGGCCGGAGTCCACTGCGTTGTTTGATCCATTTGCCCACCTCGGCCGATCCGGTGAAAGTAAATATGGCAATCCGTTCGTCCTCCAGCATCCAGTCACCGACTTCGCTGCCCGCGCCGGTAACAATGTTGACATGCCCTTTCGGGAGGCCCGCCGCTTCCAATAGTTCCACCAGCTGAAAGGAAGCTATTGGTGTGGATGTCGCAGGTTTGAGCACCACCGTATTGCCGGCGGCGATGGCCGGCGCCACCTTATGGGCAGTCAGCAAAAGCGGATAGTTGAAGGGAGTGATGGCTCCGATGACTCCCCGCGGCACCCGGATCGCGAATCCCAACCGGTTCTCTGCTCCCGGTGTTGCCTGAAGGGGAACGATTTCGCCGCCGATCCTTTTCGCCTCCTCGGCAGAAATCCGGAGTGTATTGACCACCCGATCCAATTCGCCTTTCGCATCTTTGATCGTTTTGCCAACTTCCCTGGCAAGGGAAACTTCCAGCTCCTTCCGTCTTTCTTCCACGAGTTCGGAAGCTTTCAAGAGGATCTCGTATCGACGGAAGGGCGTCAAAGAACTGTTTTTAAACACTTTTTGAGCCTTTGCAACGGCATCCCTCACATGCTCCCTGTTGGCTTTTGCAATATTTGCAATCACTTTTCCGGAGTATTTGTGATAAACGGGAATCGATTCCTCCGTCTCGATCCATTCGCCGCCAATATACAGTCCATACTTTTTGGATTCCATCTAAAGTCCCTCCTGTCAAGCTTTCCTCATAATTGAATTTACGATGGCGTCGCCCATTTCAGATGTGGTTGCCCGACCGCCAATGTCCGGTGTGCGAACGACCCCTTCAACCAGCACCTCTTCGATTCCGTCCAGCAACAGCTGCCCCATCTCTCTATGTCCCAGATGATCCATCATCATGCTCACGCTCCAAATGGTCGCGATCGGGTTGGCGATTCCTTTTCCCGCAATATCGGGGGCCGAACCGTGGATCGGTTCAAACATCGAAGGGTATTCCCTTTCCGGATTGATATTGCCAGACGGTGCCAAACCCAACCCGCCGACAACCGCGGCTCCCAGGTCAGTCAAAATGTCGCCAAACAGGTTGCTCGCCACAACCACGTCAAAAATTTCCGGTCTGCTGACAAAATAGGCGGCCAATGCGTCAATATGAAACAGATCGGTACGGATCTCCGGATGGCTCCGGCTGACGTCCCTGAAAACCTCATCCCAGAAGGGCATGGAATGGTTGATTCCATTTGACTTTGTAGCTGCCGTCACCCGTTTTCTGCCAAGGGACTGAGCCAATGAGAATGCGTAACGGATTACTCTTTCCACTCCAAAACGGGTAAACACGTTATTTTGAATCGCCAACTCATAAGGGGTTCCCGCATGCAGACGGCCTCCCATGTTGGAATATTCGCCTTCGGTATTCTCACGCACAACGACAAAATCCAGTTCCGCTTGCCCTTTGTGACGCAGGGGACTCTCCAATCCTTTCAGCAGTTTGATCGGCCGCAAATTGACATATTGATGAAATCTCCTGCGAATCGGAAGAATCAACTCCCAAACCGAAATGTGATCGGGTACATCCGGCGCCCCGATAGCCCCAAGCAGGATCGCGTCAAAGTCGCGCAAGATTTCCAGCCCGTTATCGGGCATCATCCTTCCATGCCTGGCATAATACCCGCAATTCCAATCCAGACACCGGATGTCAAACCTGATCCAGTTATGCACCCGTTCAACCGCCTGAAGCGCCTTTAACCCTTCCGCCATCACCTCGGGACCAATTCCATCCCCGGCGATCACCGCAACAGAATAATGTTCCATTCCTGCTTCCCCTTTTGTTTTTTCGGATTCAGCAAATCGAGAAGCAAGAACGATGCCAAGTCCGGGAATCCGGGAAATCCTGCACCGTCGGTCATTCTGTCTTTACTTTTAAAAAGTAGGTTTGTTGAAAAATGAAACAATCTGTGTTGCATTTGCAACGGTCACGGGAGAAAAAAGTTTTCTATTGTTTCCGGATGATATAATATATAAATTATTCAGTAAATTTTTCCTGATATTTTTTGATTTTGCGCCACAAGGTTGTCCGATCCATCCCCAACAGCCTGGCAGCCTCCGTTTTGTTCCCGTTGGCCCGTTGCAGGGCGGAGAGGATCATCACCCGTTCTGTCTCTTCCCAATCCCGGCCAGCGCCGGATCCGGATTTTTTGGGGGCCAATTTCTTGCCGAAAAATTCCGCATCCTCTTTTTTTAACCGTCCATCTTCACACAAAAGCACCATTCTTTCCACAACATTGCGAAGTTCCCGAACGTTTCCCGGCCAATCATGCTGCCTGAAGATCCGATAGAGGGAGTGATCGATGGAGGTTATCCGTTTGTTCATTTTCTCGCAAATCTCTTGTACGACAGATTCTGTCAATTTGGGAATGTCCTCAAGCCTGTCACGCAAAGGGGGAAGTTCAAGGGTGAGCACATTCAATCTGTAATAGAGATCCGGGCGAAACTGTTTGGCTCTGATCAATTCTTCCAGATCGCGGTTGGTCGCAGCCACAATGCGAACATCAACGGGAATCACTTTCTCGCCGCCGATCCTGCGAACTTTCTTTTCCTGCAAAACCCGCAACAACAGAGCTTGTATCGGTAGCGACATTTCACCGATCTCGTCGAGAAAAAGAGTTCCACCGTGAGCCAGTTCGAACAAACCTGGTTTTCCCCCTTTTCTCGCACCCGTAAAAGCGCCCTCGTCATACCCGAACAATTCGCTTTCCAACAAATTGCCCGGAAGCGCGGCGCAATTCACGGCCACAAAAGGCCCGACCGCACGGGAACTGGTCAGGTGGATTCCTTGTGCAAACAGTTCCTTGCCCGTACCGGATTCGCCCAAAATCAACACAGTGGCGTCCGTTTTGCCAAAACGTTCCGCAAGCTTCTTGGTCTCTTTAATGGCAGCGGAACTCCCTGCGATATCTTCCAAACGGTACTTCGCCTCAAGCCCGCTTTCAGTAAACTGTTTGCGGATTCTCATCTCCATTTTCTGGATATCTGTTATTTCTTTAAATGTGGAGACTGCACCGACGATTTCCCCATCGACAACTATGGGTAGCCGGTTAATGACGATCTGTCTGTTGAGGACAACCGCAATGTCGCCAATTTCCTTTTTCCCTGTGGACAGAATCCGGAGCATATCGGAATTAGGGATAAATTTGGTGATTTTCTGACCCACAATTCCCTCAGGCAAACCGAGAATCTCCATTGCATTTTTGTTGACCAGAGTAATATTCGCCTGTTTGTCGATGGCGATAATTCCGTCGTGGGAAGCGTCCACGATCGCCTGAATGGGAGTGGTTGTTTTTTTCATCACCCGGCACCGCCTCCACAGCAAAACAAGTTATAATACCTCAATTATATCCATCCCAATACCACTCGCTCAATTCCTTGCAGGTCCCGGACGATCCCCGTTTCGGACCCGGGCCAGTTGGTTCCAATCAGGGCTGCCACCGCTTGCGCTTGACCGATTCCCACCTCAAACCCGACCAGCGCCGGTCCCGTTTCCCGCATCAAGTTGGGCAGCGCTTGCGTAATCCGGCGATAAGGTTCCAATCCGTCGTGACCGCCATCCAATGCCAACCGGGGTTCATGCCCCCGCACTTCCACCGCCAATTTGTCAACCTCTTCCGAAGGAATGTAGGGCGGATTCGATACCAGGACATCGAGCCGCAGTCCCTCACTAAGCAAAGGCCCGACCAGATCCCCATGCAAAAAATGCACCTGTGCCCCAAGCCGTTTGGCATTCTCTTGCGCGACTCCGATCGCATCAAGGGAGATATCAACCGCATACACTCCGGACTCCGGCCACTCAAGAGCCAGCGTCACCGCAATGGCTCCGGACCCCGTCCCAATATCCGCAATCAGCGGGCGGTTCCACCACTGACGCCGCTTCAGCACTTCCTCGATCAGAATCTCCGTTTCCGGACGCGGGATCAACACTGCGGGATTGACGTGAAAGTCACGTCCGTAAAATTCCTGTACTCCAACAATGTATTGCAGGGGTTCCCCTTGCAGCCGCCTGTCCATCCACATTTGAAACAAGCCTGATTTTTCGGAAGGAAACGGCTCCCGGTCTTCTGCCAGCAGTTTGGCTTTGGTCCAGCCAAGCAGATGCTGCAGCAGGACTTCGGCGTTCAACCTGGGATTTTGGATCCTCCGCTCGGTAAACAGAAGGGAAGCCTGCTGCAGGGCTTCCCGGACAGTTGTGAAATGTTGATCACTCATTGGCAGCTTTCAGTTGCTCAGAGCGGTCGGCCGTGATCAATGCGTTAATGATCTCGTCCAGGTCGCCCTGAAGCACCATATCCAGTTTGTGCAGGGTCAGTCCGATGCGATGGTCCGTGACACGGCTTTGCGGGAAGTTGTAAGTACGGATTCGCTCGGAGCGGTCCCCGGTTCCCACCTGGCTCTTTCTGGCATCCGCCAGTTCTTTCTCCTGCTCCTGCTGCTTCAGTTCGTACAGTCGGGCACGCAGAACCTTCATCGCTTTTTCCTTGTTCTTCAACTGGGATTTCTCATCCTGGCAGGACACCACAAGGCCTGTCGGCATGTGGGTAATCCGGATCGCCGACTGGGTGGTGTTAACCGACTGCCCGCCGGGACCTGTCGAACAGAAGGTGTCAATCCGCAGATCTTTCTCGTGGATTTCCACTTCCACATCTTCCGCTTCCGGCAACACAGCCACCGTTGCCGTCGATGTATGGATCCGGCCGCCCGATTCGGTGGCGGGAACCCGCTGCACCCGGTGTGCACCCGATTCAAACTTCATCTTCGAGTAGGCTCCCTTGCCATTCACCATGAAAATAATCTCTTTATAACCGCCAAGTTCTGTTGGGGACGCCTCAATGATCTCCGTCTTCCAACCTTGTCTTTCCGCATAGCGGCTGTACATACGGTACAGATCCCCCGCGAACAAGGCGGCTTCGTCACCTCCCGCGGCACCACGAATCTCGACGATAACGTTTTTGTCATCGTTGGGGTCCTTCGGAAGCAGCAGAATAGTCAGCCGGTCTTTCAATTCCGATTCTTTCTCAGTCAATTCGGAGATCTCCATTTTGACCAATTCGCGCATTTCATCGTCAAGTTTTTCCGCCAGCATCGCTTTCGCATCCGTCAGTCCCTGAACCGTTTGTTTGTACTCCCGGAAGGCTTGTACCGTTTCTTCCAGATCCGACTGCTCCTTGGAGTATTCACGAAGCTTGACCGGGTCATTGATGACAGCCGGATCACAAAGCAGGTCGGTCAATCTGTTATATCGATCTTCAATCGCCTGCAAACGATCAATCATGGTTTCCACTTCCCCCAACACTTCTCCGCGAAAGCACGTTCCCTTTCACGGGATCTATAGTATAGATTACGTTCCTTCATTCGCTGCTTCCACAAGTTCGAAACTCTCCTTGACACAGACGACAGGTTGCTCCGGGCTGAGCACTGCAAGCACGGAAGCAATTGCCACCTCAATCTGGGAATCGTCCGGTTCCCGGGTGGTCAATTTCTGCATCATCAGTCCTGGCGCAATGAACCATAGAGACCACTGGCTTGACTGTCGCGCCGACCAGCGGATCAGTTCATACGCAAGCCCCGCAATCACCGGCAGCAGCGCGATCCGAATCCCGACCTTCGCCGACATGGACAATTGTTCCCCGGAAAAAAAAGAAAACAGGAATATGGATATCAACACGACAAACAATAGAAAACTGGTGCCGCAACGTTTGTGCAACAGAGTGTGCCTGCGGACATTGTCCACCGTTAGCGGGTCGCCCGCTTCATAACAGTTGATGGTCTTGTGTTCCGCTCCGTGATACTCAAATACCCGCCGAATCTC from Effusibacillus lacus includes these protein-coding regions:
- a CDS encoding energy-coupling factor transporter transmembrane component T family protein, producing MSSAFELTRNITIGQYLPTGSAVHFMDPRFKLAAFTILILAIAICETYLGNLLALLFCLTLFRLARIPLSYGISGVKPAVPFIIILAVLQLLFYGEVAAGGSVYFEYGFVRITSDSIRLVVVSAMRFVEVIFLSSVLTLSTSTTELTHGIERLLGPLQKVRFPVHAFALIITIAIRFVPTFAMEMEKMMKAQASRGAEFGTGEWWRIVKRTKDMFPLIIPLFNVALSRAEDLIL
- a CDS encoding energy-coupling factor transporter ATPase, which translates into the protein MNLPILSVENLSHTYMLGTPLEQPALFGVNMHVGKGECVAIIGHTGSGKSTLIQHFNGLQFPQSGKVVVDGIDLSQPRIDCKMLRRKVGLVFQNPEDQIFEKLVGDDIAYGPFKMGLPLKEVRERVRWAMELVGLPFDEFRDRATFALSGGQKRKVALAGVLALQPDILVLDEPTAGLDPRSRKELLARIKRLNREENLTLIFVTHNMEEVAYLADRVYVLANGRDIYNGSPREVFGNREVLRAHQIGTPETVEILHRLHDKGHPVNPGAFEVEGAAEQILSLLKPQGGDAGVVRV
- a CDS encoding energy-coupling factor transporter ATPase, giving the protein MAQDPLIRIQSVSFSYSVNQNQIPVLHDVSFHVHRGEYLAIIGHNGSGKSTLAKHFNGILTPHSGDVWVAGMNTRDKHKHREIRQRVGMVFQHPDNQIVATIVQDDVAFGLENTGVPVDEMKKRVDYALDAVGMSAFRKRPPHHLSGGQKQRVAIAGILAMRPECIVLDEATSMLDTFGRKEILSVIRKLHREGMTIVSVTHHMSEVAEADRVLVMEGGRIVLEGSPREVFRQHAQLEELHLEVPQSSRIAMLVHQHYPAFSPDLIRQDEIVEEVDRVLSAKAEVNGA
- a CDS encoding SDR family oxidoreductase, which produces MLLKGKVAIITGAGSGMGRATALLFAEQGAKIVAADLNLQAAEETVRQIRGEAITVQADVADDAQVKAMTEQTIRSFGCIDILVNNAGVPMSFTPIEQVKEEQWEQIMNVNVKSIYLTAKYAVPYMKEKGEGVIVNTASIAGIRARPGLNAYCASKGAAIMLTKALAIELAPYKIRVNAINPGPAETPMLSKFVNGDKEKVEKDIRDVFLNSVPLGALIQPEDIAQAALYLCSDMAKMVTGEVVNVDGGRGI
- a CDS encoding aldehyde dehydrogenase family protein, which produces MESKKYGLYIGGEWIETEESIPVYHKYSGKVIANIAKANREHVRDAVAKAQKVFKNSSLTPFRRYEILLKASELVEERRKELEVSLAREVGKTIKDAKGELDRVVNTLRISAEEAKRIGGEIVPLQATPGAENRLGFAIRVPRGVIGAITPFNYPLLLTAHKVAPAIAAGNTVVLKPATSTPIASFQLVELLEAAGLPKGHVNIVTGAGSEVGDWMLEDERIAIFTFTGSAEVGKWIKQRSGLRPVALELGNNSPNIVHSDADLEAAARLISARSFHNAGQACIAVQRILVQEKVFDAFTERYLAFVDRLQVGDPEDPNTDVGPMISEKEAIRAEQWVMEAVAQGAEMLRGGKREGAILHPTVLTRTTPEMKVNCLEVFAPVVTLMPYKTIEDAFEIANDSAYGLQAGIFTSDLNIAMKAARSLEYGGVIINDVSTYRNDVMPYGGIKNSGLGKEGPRYTIEEMTELRMVVMNL
- a CDS encoding tartrate dehydrogenase → MEHYSVAVIAGDGIGPEVMAEGLKALQAVERVHNWIRFDIRCLDWNCGYYARHGRMMPDNGLEILRDFDAILLGAIGAPDVPDHISVWELILPIRRRFHQYVNLRPIKLLKGLESPLRHKGQAELDFVVVRENTEGEYSNMGGRLHAGTPYELAIQNNVFTRFGVERVIRYAFSLAQSLGRKRVTAATKSNGINHSMPFWDEVFRDVSRSHPEIRTDLFHIDALAAYFVSRPEIFDVVVASNLFGDILTDLGAAVVGGLGLAPSGNINPEREYPSMFEPIHGSAPDIAGKGIANPIATIWSVSMMMDHLGHREMGQLLLDGIEEVLVEGVVRTPDIGGRATTSEMGDAIVNSIMRKA
- a CDS encoding sigma-54 interaction domain-containing protein, with translation MKKTTTPIQAIVDASHDGIIAIDKQANITLVNKNAMEILGLPEGIVGQKITKFIPNSDMLRILSTGKKEIGDIAVVLNRQIVINRLPIVVDGEIVGAVSTFKEITDIQKMEMRIRKQFTESGLEAKYRLEDIAGSSAAIKETKKLAERFGKTDATVLILGESGTGKELFAQGIHLTSSRAVGPFVAVNCAALPGNLLESELFGYDEGAFTGARKGGKPGLFELAHGGTLFLDEIGEMSLPIQALLLRVLQEKKVRRIGGEKVIPVDVRIVAATNRDLEELIRAKQFRPDLYYRLNVLTLELPPLRDRLEDIPKLTESVVQEICEKMNKRITSIDHSLYRIFRQHDWPGNVRELRNVVERMVLLCEDGRLKKEDAEFFGKKLAPKKSGSGAGRDWEETERVMILSALQRANGNKTEAARLLGMDRTTLWRKIKKYQEKFTE
- the prmC gene encoding peptide chain release factor N(5)-glutamine methyltransferase, with translation MSDQHFTTVREALQQASLLFTERRIQNPRLNAEVLLQHLLGWTKAKLLAEDREPFPSEKSGLFQMWMDRRLQGEPLQYIVGVQEFYGRDFHVNPAVLIPRPETEILIEEVLKRRQWWNRPLIADIGTGSGAIAVTLALEWPESGVYAVDISLDAIGVAQENAKRLGAQVHFLHGDLVGPLLSEGLRLDVLVSNPPYIPSEEVDKLAVEVRGHEPRLALDGGHDGLEPYRRITQALPNLMRETGPALVGFEVGIGQAQAVAALIGTNWPGSETGIVRDLQGIERVVLGWI
- the prfA gene encoding peptide chain release factor 1 → MIDRLQAIEDRYNRLTDLLCDPAVINDPVKLREYSKEQSDLEETVQAFREYKQTVQGLTDAKAMLAEKLDDEMRELVKMEISELTEKESELKDRLTILLLPKDPNDDKNVIVEIRGAAGGDEAALFAGDLYRMYSRYAERQGWKTEIIEASPTELGGYKEIIFMVNGKGAYSKMKFESGAHRVQRVPATESGGRIHTSTATVAVLPEAEDVEVEIHEKDLRIDTFCSTGPGGQSVNTTQSAIRITHMPTGLVVSCQDEKSQLKNKEKAMKVLRARLYELKQQEQEKELADARKSQVGTGDRSERIRTYNFPQSRVTDHRIGLTLHKLDMVLQGDLDEIINALITADRSEQLKAANE
- a CDS encoding DUF1385 domain-containing protein; translated protein: MEPRYIGGQAVMEGVMMRNGNRVSIAVRKPDGQIEIETEERVSLSQTYPVLGLPLVRGAVVLVESTVLGMQALTRSANMSTGEDEEELTGWQLTLTLLASFVLAVFLFVLAPVYAAKWLSDSGVSFAAAEGAVRLAVFVGYIGLISRMKEIRRVFEYHGAEHKTINCYEAGDPLTVDNVRRHTLLHKRCGTSFLLFVVLISIFLFSFFSGEQLSMSAKVGIRIALLPVIAGLAYELIRWSARQSSQWSLWFIAPGLMMQKLTTREPDDSQIEVAIASVLAVLSPEQPVVCVKESFELVEAANEGT